In Candidatus Delongbacteria bacterium, the genomic window GAACATGGTTCTTTATCAGGATATTCACAAAGATGCCAATGCTGAAACGGGAGTTCAAGGACTTGAACAGAGTGTTTACAATTCTCCAGACGCTATATATCTTCGTATGAAGTTTGGTAACTATCAATTCAATCTTTTCGATGAGATGATAGGAGTTGCAGGAGTTGCATCAACTTATAGATTCATTTCTAAACCTACAGGGCTTATGTTAGAACCTTATTCTACAAGAAACATGCAATTTTCTCTAACAGGTTTATTTTCTCTTTATTTAGAACCATTGTATTTTGAGAATGGACAGCAATTGCATTTTAATCTGGGTTTTATCAATCATAATGATAGTCCAAATAATCAATCCTATACTGCCTTTACAGAATCAACTATGGAAATGACATATGGTTTATCCTATGTTTATCCGTATGGAAACATAAATTATTTTCTTGAAGTCTATGGGAATACATTTATTCAATGGTATGAACATTCAGGTGAAATTCCTTATTCAACAGAACCTTTTTTGTACGTTACACCTGGTATAAAATGGAAAGCATTCCCTTGGCTGGAATTTGATTTTGGTTTGGATATTTTGGCTTACACAAAATATGATTCACAAAAAGATTCTCCTAAATTTGAGTTTGTAAATACAAGTAATGATCTGCCTTACTATCCGGCGTGGAGATTCCTATTAAGAACCAATTTTTATCCGACTACCGCATTTAGTGAATCTGAAGGATTTAAGGGTGGTGAACAAAAATCACAAGACGGCAGAATTTCAGACAGAAAAGAACTTTTTGAGTGGTTAATAGAAGAACCTGATAGAATAGAATTAATCGATATGAAGCTCGAAAAGCTAAAAAAAGAGAGAAAAGAGCTTGAAAAGAAGGTCGATAAACTTAAAGAAGAAATTGAAAAAGATAAGTAATATAAAACCAGGCTCTAATGCCTGGTTTTAAGTTTAAAGGAGATTTTTAATGAAGCAGAGATATCTTACCACCCCACTATACTACGTAAACGACAAGCCTCATTTAGGTCATGCCTATTGCTCTATTCTTGTTGATACTTTTAATAGATTCTACAAAATTTTTGGTTATGAAACAAAAATGTTAACGGGCGTTGATGAGCACGGGCAGAAAGTGATGGAAGCAGCAAGTAAAAACAATCTAAAGCCTATAGATCATTGTAATACTCAGGTCCCTAATTTTACAAAGCTACTTGAAGCCTGTAAAGTGAAAAATGATATTTTTTATAGAACAACGGATAAGTCCCATATTGAGAAAGTTCAAAAGATTCTCACAGATCTGTTTAATAGAGGAGATATTTATCTTGATAAATATACAGGTAATTATTGTACACCTTGTGAAACATTTTATACAGAAAAAGATCTTGTTGACGGGAAATGTCCTATGTGTGGAAGGGAGACCACTGTAGTAGAGGAAGAAAATTATTTTTTTGATATGCCTAAATATCAGGAAAAGTTGATGGCTCATATTGAAAATAATCCTGATTTTATACAACCTAAATATAGAAGGAATGAAGTACTTGGAATATTGAAAAAGGGATTGAGACCACTTTGTATATCCAGAAAAAAGGAAAAAATGAGTTGGGGTATTGAGATTCCTTTTGATAAGGAATTTGTTACATATGTTTGGTTTGATGCTTTAACAAATTACATCAATGGTATAGGATATCTGGAAAACGAGGAAGAATTCAATAAATTATGGGATACTTCAGTTAATTTTGTAGGAAAAGATATTTTGCTCCATCATACAATCTATTGGCCTACTATGTTAATGGCTATGGGATTAAACCCTCCAAAGAATATTTTAATACATGGGTGGTGGTTATCAGAAGGTGAAAAAATGAGTAAATCTAAAGGTAATACAATCGAGCCTTTGGATATTATTGAAAAGTATGGTTCTTCATCTTTTAGGTTTTTTCTTTTAAGAGAAATGTCAATAGGGAACGATGGGAACTACACTCAAAAAGCCTTTATTGAAAGACATAATAATGAATTGCTAAATGATTTTGGCAATCTAGTCAATAGAGCCGTCCATTTTACAGTTTCCAATTTTAGTGGAATAATTCCAGAACCAGTTAAGAAAACAGACTTTTGCGATGAGTTAGAGAAAAAATTAAACAGGTCTTCGGAAGTGATAGAAAAATTATTATTTGATTTTGAAATGAACAAACTTTTAGATGAAGTTATGTTGCTTGTAAGGACAACCAACAAATATATTGAAGATACTGCTCCTTGGAAATTGATAAAAACAGATAAAGAGTTATGCGGATCAGTTCTTTATAGAGCATTGGAATCTGTGAGAATATGTTCGATCTATTTATCTGCTGTAATTCCTGAGACTATTGAAATTCTGGATAAAGCCTTTATTGAAGGTAAAGATCTTAATCTTAGTTATGGGAATTTAAAATCTGGTACTAAAATATCCAAGCCAGAGTTGCTTTTCACAAAAATTGAACTTACTCAGGAATTAGATCAAAAGAAAATTGAGAGTAAAAACGATAATACTATTTCAATTGATGATTTTAATAAAGTTGAAATCAAAACTGGAAAAATTCTTGAATGTAAAAAAGCTGATGATAGTGATAGATTGTTAATACTTAAAATAGACCTTGGTAATAAAGATATTAGGCAAATAGTTTCTGGAATTGCTAAATCTTATGATGATCCAAGTGTTCTTGTTAACAAATTAGTTTTAGTGGCAAGCAACTTAGCTCCAGCAGTCATCAGAGGAATCGAAAGTAATGGAATGTTATTGTCTGTAAAAACAGGAAAAAATCTTAAGGTTGTTGAACTTGAACAAGAATTTCCAATAGGTAAAAAACTTGTCTGAAAACAGAAGATCTAAAGGTAGTTTTGGAGAGGATAAGGCCTGTGATTATCTCACAGGTCTTGGTTATAAGTTTCTAACAAGAAATTTTCATTATTCAAGATATGCTGAAATAGATCTAGTTTTTCAGTATAAAGATGAGATTGTTTTTGTTGAGGTTAAGACAGATTATACGGGGCAGTTTGGAGAAGCCGCAGCTTGGATCAATCAAAGAAAAATTAAAAATATAATTTTAGCTTCAAAAGGATTTTTAAGGAAAATTGATAACTTTGATGCTCCATGCAGATTTGACGCGATAATTGTTCATGTAACAAACAATACTTTTACAATTGAACATATAGAGAACGCTTTTTATGCCTAATTTTAAAATTATAATACCGTGTTATAATTCAATAGAAAATATCCAAAATATAGTAAATGCGTTAAGGGCAAAATCTCTCTTGGATAAAGTTTTTTTTATCGATGACGGCTCAACGGATCTCACATCTGAAGTTTTATTAAAGAATAATTGTTCTTATCATTCTTTTAAATTCAACAAGGGAAAAGGGTGTGCCTTAAGATATGCATTTGATCTATTTATTGATGATGTTGATTTTTTCATAACGATGGATTCAGATATGCAACACGATGTTGATGATCTGTTCAAAATGATTATCTCAATTGAAAGTGATCACCTAATATTGGGGAAAAGAGATTTTGATACAAAGGCGATGCCTCTTGATAGGAGATTATCAAACAAGTTAACAACCATATTTTTAGAATTATTGCTTCGGAAAAAAATATATGATTCACAGTGTGGTTTAAGAGTTTATCCGGTGAATTATTTAAAAGGTTTATTTTTTACAACTGAGAAATTTGATTTTGAAACTGAAGTCTTGATCAAAATTATAAGAAATGGCTGTAAAATTAAACAAATACCCATAAAAACAATCTATGGCTCCGAGATAAGTCATATCAGAAGAATTCCAGATATTTATAGATTTATCAAGTTGTATATTAGATCATTACTTTTTTAGATGTTCATTTAACTAATATTATATTATTCACTTGTTCTAACTGAGATACTCTAAGCGTATCATATTTAAATGTTTCAAATCATTGATTAAAATAGAAATCTTTCATATTTTAAGATAAATGGGGGTAAAATATGAAGCATTTTGAAATATTCAAATGGGATCCTATGTTAGATACTGGTGTTGATATAATTGATCAGCAACATAAAATGTTAACTAGGATTTTTAACAAGCAAATAGATTATAGAGATTCTTTCAAAGGATTTGATGCTCTAAAGAAAACTTTGGAAAGAGTTATAAAATTT contains:
- the metG gene encoding methionine--tRNA ligase; amino-acid sequence: MKQRYLTTPLYYVNDKPHLGHAYCSILVDTFNRFYKIFGYETKMLTGVDEHGQKVMEAASKNNLKPIDHCNTQVPNFTKLLEACKVKNDIFYRTTDKSHIEKVQKILTDLFNRGDIYLDKYTGNYCTPCETFYTEKDLVDGKCPMCGRETTVVEEENYFFDMPKYQEKLMAHIENNPDFIQPKYRRNEVLGILKKGLRPLCISRKKEKMSWGIEIPFDKEFVTYVWFDALTNYINGIGYLENEEEFNKLWDTSVNFVGKDILLHHTIYWPTMLMAMGLNPPKNILIHGWWLSEGEKMSKSKGNTIEPLDIIEKYGSSSFRFFLLREMSIGNDGNYTQKAFIERHNNELLNDFGNLVNRAVHFTVSNFSGIIPEPVKKTDFCDELEKKLNRSSEVIEKLLFDFEMNKLLDEVMLLVRTTNKYIEDTAPWKLIKTDKELCGSVLYRALESVRICSIYLSAVIPETIEILDKAFIEGKDLNLSYGNLKSGTKISKPELLFTKIELTQELDQKKIESKNDNTISIDDFNKVEIKTGKILECKKADDSDRLLILKIDLGNKDIRQIVSGIAKSYDDPSVLVNKLVLVASNLAPAVIRGIESNGMLLSVKTGKNLKVVELEQEFPIGKKLV
- a CDS encoding glycosyltransferase family 2 protein; translated protein: MPNFKIIIPCYNSIENIQNIVNALRAKSLLDKVFFIDDGSTDLTSEVLLKNNCSYHSFKFNKGKGCALRYAFDLFIDDVDFFITMDSDMQHDVDDLFKMIISIESDHLILGKRDFDTKAMPLDRRLSNKLTTIFLELLLRKKIYDSQCGLRVYPVNYLKGLFFTTEKFDFETEVLIKIIRNGCKIKQIPIKTIYGSEISHIRRIPDIYRFIKLYIRSLLF
- a CDS encoding YraN family protein, which codes for MSENRRSKGSFGEDKACDYLTGLGYKFLTRNFHYSRYAEIDLVFQYKDEIVFVEVKTDYTGQFGEAAAWINQRKIKNIILASKGFLRKIDNFDAPCRFDAIIVHVTNNTFTIEHIENAFYA